From the Nisaea sediminum genome, one window contains:
- a CDS encoding DUF1538 domain-containing protein, whose amino-acid sequence MTEWLTALADAFFGTILDVLPIAGILVFFQLVVLRQRIPHLGRVLTGFVYVIIGLALFLVGLEKALFPIGEHMAKQLTDPGFIALGRPADSISWADYYWVYLFAAAIGFSTTIAEPSLIAVANKASELTGGSISGWGLRMAVAIGVALSIAVGAFRIVTGTPLYLYMIVGYSLVVLQTIYAPRMIIPLAYDSGGVTTSTVTVPLVTALGLGLASTVPGRNPVLDGFGLIALASLFPMLSVMSYAQAGAWLAARRKKRERERADFDKATPQTGSER is encoded by the coding sequence ATGACGGAATGGCTGACGGCGCTCGCGGACGCCTTCTTCGGCACCATCCTCGACGTATTGCCGATCGCCGGCATCCTCGTCTTCTTCCAGCTCGTCGTCCTGAGGCAGCGCATTCCGCATCTCGGACGTGTGCTGACCGGTTTCGTCTACGTGATCATCGGCCTCGCGCTGTTCCTCGTCGGCCTCGAGAAAGCCCTCTTCCCGATCGGCGAGCACATGGCGAAACAGCTCACCGACCCGGGCTTCATCGCCCTTGGCCGCCCGGCGGACTCGATAAGCTGGGCGGACTATTACTGGGTCTATCTCTTCGCCGCCGCGATCGGCTTTTCGACGACCATCGCCGAACCCTCGCTGATCGCCGTCGCGAACAAGGCCAGCGAACTGACCGGCGGCTCGATCAGCGGTTGGGGCCTCAGGATGGCTGTCGCCATCGGCGTCGCGCTCAGCATCGCGGTCGGTGCCTTCCGCATCGTCACCGGAACACCGCTCTATCTCTACATGATCGTCGGTTACAGCCTCGTCGTCCTGCAGACGATCTATGCCCCGCGCATGATCATACCGCTGGCCTATGACAGCGGCGGCGTCACCACCTCGACCGTGACCGTCCCGCTGGTCACCGCGCTCGGCCTCGGGCTGGCCTCCACGGTGCCCGGCCGCAATCCGGTGCTCGACGGATTCGGCCTGATCGCCCTCGCGAGCCTGTTCCCGATGCTCAGCGTCATGAGCTACGCACAGGCGGGGGCCTGGCTCGCCGCGCGTCGCAAAAAGCGGGAGCGGGAACGCGCGGATTTCGATAAAGCGACCCCACAGACAGGGAGTGAGCGATGA
- a CDS encoding imelysin family protein has product MKRIVASAAIAFSVSFFPQPEGARAQDAETAYATIAAASVTNHILPRYERLAAAGATLAGEADAYCAAPDAAAFFALDRAFRDFWLSWADIRHIQFGPITYLDRAYRIQFWPDTRGKIGKQLARTLADADSASLSAERFATTSVAIQGLPALERLLAEGHDGYAGAKGAFRCALTRAIARNLATISEELVANWNPNDGYAHMVAVAGTGDGPYNEAYEVPVDLLQSLLGEIEANRDTRLGHPLGSTSETARPKLAEAWRSGLSREILGRSVSGLEDLYLNGGFDAALRTSGEAALADRIKGLFTRIESDVTTIGMPLYDAFEKTEGREKLQAIRTELKELAGLIGTDLAVALDISPGFNSRDGD; this is encoded by the coding sequence ATGAAACGCATCGTAGCTTCAGCAGCCATCGCCTTCTCGGTCTCCTTCTTCCCGCAACCGGAAGGCGCTCGCGCCCAGGATGCCGAGACGGCCTATGCGACCATCGCCGCGGCCAGCGTCACCAACCATATTCTTCCGCGTTACGAGCGCCTCGCCGCCGCCGGCGCCACGCTCGCCGGCGAGGCGGACGCCTATTGTGCGGCCCCGGATGCCGCGGCTTTTTTCGCGCTCGACCGGGCCTTTCGCGATTTCTGGCTCAGCTGGGCGGACATCCGGCATATCCAATTCGGCCCGATCACCTATCTCGACCGTGCCTACCGGATCCAGTTTTGGCCGGACACGCGCGGCAAGATCGGCAAGCAGCTCGCCCGCACCCTCGCCGACGCGGACAGCGCCTCCCTCTCCGCGGAGCGCTTCGCCACCACCAGCGTCGCGATCCAGGGATTGCCCGCGCTCGAACGCCTGCTGGCCGAGGGCCATGACGGCTACGCCGGCGCCAAGGGCGCTTTCCGCTGCGCCCTGACCCGTGCGATCGCCCGGAACCTGGCCACGATCTCCGAGGAGCTTGTCGCCAACTGGAACCCGAACGACGGCTACGCTCACATGGTGGCGGTGGCCGGAACCGGGGACGGTCCCTACAACGAGGCCTACGAAGTCCCGGTCGACCTGCTGCAAAGCCTGCTGGGAGAAATCGAGGCCAATCGCGATACCCGGCTCGGTCACCCCCTCGGCTCGACCAGCGAGACCGCACGGCCGAAGCTCGCCGAGGCTTGGCGCAGCGGGCTTTCGCGCGAAATCCTGGGGCGATCGGTGAGCGGGCTCGAAGACCTTTATCTGAACGGCGGCTTCGACGCCGCGCTCCGCACCAGCGGTGAAGCGGCCCTTGCGGACCGGATCAAGGGGCTCTTCACCCGAATCGAAAGCGACGTCACGACCATCGGGATGCCGCTCTACGACGCCTTCGAGAAGACCGAAGGCCGGGAAAAGCTGCAGGCCATCCGCACCGAACTCAAGGAACTGGCTGGCCTGATTGGAACGGACCTCGCCGTCGCGCTCGACATCTCGCCCGGTTTCAACAGCAGGGACGGAGACTGA
- a CDS encoding CBS domain-containing protein, producing the protein MSQHSYVKVEDVMSGNPRVIDGLATVRNAIDLMREHHVSSLVIERRHDGDEYGVVTVGDIAAHVASKDRSPERTSVYEIMSKPVLTVDVSMDIKYAIRMLNRFKLTRALVTRQGEMVGIVTLRDMVVRYTSNGSD; encoded by the coding sequence ATGAGCCAGCACAGTTACGTGAAGGTTGAGGACGTGATGAGCGGCAATCCGCGCGTCATCGACGGCCTCGCGACCGTGCGCAACGCGATTGACCTGATGCGGGAGCACCATGTCAGCTCGCTTGTGATCGAGCGCCGGCACGATGGAGACGAATATGGCGTGGTCACTGTCGGCGACATCGCCGCGCACGTCGCCAGCAAGGACCGGTCGCCCGAGCGCACAAGCGTCTACGAGATCATGTCCAAGCCGGTGCTGACAGTCGATGTGAGCATGGACATCAAATACGCGATCCGGATGCTGAACCGTTTCAAACTCACCCGGGCGCTTGTGACACGGCAGGGCGAGATGGTTGGAATCGTCACGCTCCGCGACATGGTGGTACGCTACACGTCGAACGGATCCGACTGA
- a CDS encoding carboxymuconolactone decarboxylase family protein → MTGTAAVNFYANAENILGRLQAVENEISEAGFDRLLHHLVKLRASQINQCAFCVKMHIDEARKDGESQDRIDRVIVWRHVRDFTPAEKTALAWTEALTEPDPKVDLGPLRQELREHFTDREISTLTAIVAMINLWNRIQISNH, encoded by the coding sequence GTGACCGGGACCGCAGCCGTGAATTTTTACGCCAATGCAGAAAATATTCTGGGCCGCTTGCAGGCCGTCGAGAACGAGATTTCGGAGGCCGGGTTCGACAGGCTTCTCCATCACCTGGTGAAGCTCCGGGCATCGCAGATCAATCAGTGCGCCTTCTGCGTCAAGATGCATATCGACGAAGCGCGTAAGGACGGCGAGAGCCAGGACCGGATCGACCGCGTCATCGTCTGGCGCCATGTGCGCGACTTCACGCCGGCGGAAAAGACCGCGCTGGCCTGGACCGAAGCGCTGACGGAGCCCGATCCGAAGGTGGATCTCGGCCCCTTGCGGCAGGAGTTGAGGGAACATTTCACGGACCGCGAGATCTCGACGCTGACGGCGATCGTGGCGATGATCAATCTTTGGAACCGGATCCAGATCTCGAACCACTGA
- a CDS encoding ChaN family lipoprotein yields MFSNLIPGRVPALLLALSFVPALLATVAADAEAYLGRELASHRFVLLGEKHNNPEHHLIQARLLARMVDLGRRPALVWEMIPRGKQPAIDDLAAGGDTDPDRFAEAVGWAESGWPDWKYYRPIAEVALAAGLPMVAGNIDRGTVGQLANDPENADPGLTDAFHLNAPLPEEVRNAVEEAVYRGHCELVPRDRLAPMIRVQIARDASLAEAMVRAAATADGAVLIAGGQHARRDIGAGYHLIHRFGVRDIASLSLLERGADNSAVPEAALSRRFDFLWFTERAHPERDYCAELAARFGKQK; encoded by the coding sequence GTGTTCTCGAACCTGATACCGGGCCGCGTGCCGGCCCTGCTTCTGGCCTTGTCTTTCGTTCCCGCACTCTTGGCGACGGTTGCGGCAGATGCCGAGGCTTACCTCGGTCGCGAACTCGCGTCGCATCGTTTCGTGCTGCTGGGCGAGAAGCACAACAATCCGGAGCATCATTTGATCCAGGCGCGCCTGCTCGCGCGGATGGTCGATCTGGGTCGTCGGCCGGCACTGGTGTGGGAAATGATTCCACGCGGCAAGCAACCCGCCATCGACGATCTTGCCGCCGGCGGCGATACCGACCCGGATCGCTTCGCCGAGGCAGTCGGTTGGGCGGAGTCCGGCTGGCCGGACTGGAAATACTACCGGCCGATCGCCGAGGTCGCGCTGGCGGCCGGATTGCCTATGGTCGCCGGAAATATCGACCGCGGGACGGTCGGGCAACTGGCGAACGATCCCGAAAACGCCGATCCGGGCCTGACGGACGCTTTCCACCTGAACGCCCCGTTACCTGAAGAGGTCAGGAATGCGGTCGAGGAGGCGGTCTATCGCGGTCATTGCGAGCTGGTACCGCGTGACCGGTTGGCGCCGATGATCAGGGTTCAGATCGCCAGGGACGCGAGCCTTGCGGAAGCGATGGTCCGCGCCGCGGCGACGGCCGACGGCGCCGTTCTGATCGCGGGCGGACAACATGCGCGCCGGGATATCGGCGCCGGCTATCATCTGATCCACCGGTTCGGCGTGCGGGATATCGCGTCGCTGTCGCTTCTCGAGCGCGGCGCTGATAATTCGGCGGTCCCCGAAGCGGCGCTCTCTCGGAGGTTCGATTTCCTCTGGTTCACAGAGCGGGCGCATCCCGAGCGCGATTATTGCGCCGAGCTGGCAGCCAGATTCGGAAAGCAAAAATAG
- a CDS encoding imelysin family protein — protein MKTKIFAQMVIAAATVAGALTGLPASADESGSKKAVLATYADIAAAGYADSLASAESLRNAVSTLIAAPTEANLAVARSAWIAAREPYQQTEAYRFGNAIVDDWEGKVNAWPLDEGLIDYVKTDYYGSESDANPYYTANVIANPAMTIGGKTIDAGTIDRALVESLHEIDEIEANVSTGYHAIEFLLWGQDLNGTGAGAGDRKASDFDTGNCTNGNCARRAAYLAVATDMLVDELEWMAAQWADGGAARTGLLDGDADKGIATILTGMGSLSYGELAGERMKLGLMLHDPEEEHDCFSDNTHRSHYNDALGIRNVYLGEYKRINGTVVKGASLSALVAATDKGADADLRAALDATMNRMTVLSDEAEKGQRYDQMLAEGNARGNEIVQAAVDALTAQTKSIERVVAALGLSALEFEGSDSLDNPGAVFQ, from the coding sequence ATGAAGACCAAGATTTTTGCACAGATGGTGATCGCCGCAGCGACAGTCGCCGGCGCCCTGACCGGCCTCCCGGCCAGCGCCGACGAGAGCGGCTCCAAGAAAGCAGTGCTCGCGACCTATGCGGACATCGCCGCGGCCGGCTATGCCGACTCCCTCGCGAGCGCCGAATCCCTCCGCAATGCGGTTTCCACGCTGATCGCAGCGCCGACAGAGGCCAATCTGGCCGTGGCGCGCAGCGCCTGGATCGCCGCGCGCGAGCCTTACCAGCAGACCGAGGCTTACCGTTTCGGCAATGCGATCGTCGATGATTGGGAAGGCAAGGTGAACGCCTGGCCGCTCGACGAAGGCCTGATCGACTACGTGAAGACCGACTATTACGGCTCCGAGTCGGACGCCAATCCCTATTACACCGCGAACGTGATCGCGAACCCGGCTATGACGATCGGCGGCAAGACCATCGACGCCGGTACGATCGACCGCGCTCTGGTCGAATCGCTGCACGAGATCGACGAGATCGAGGCTAATGTCTCGACCGGTTACCACGCCATCGAGTTCCTGCTCTGGGGGCAGGACCTGAACGGCACCGGCGCAGGCGCGGGTGACCGCAAGGCCAGCGATTTCGACACCGGGAACTGCACCAATGGCAATTGCGCGCGCCGCGCCGCCTATCTCGCCGTCGCCACCGACATGCTGGTGGACGAGCTTGAGTGGATGGCGGCCCAGTGGGCCGACGGCGGCGCCGCGCGCACCGGCCTTCTGGATGGCGATGCGGACAAGGGCATCGCCACGATCCTGACCGGCATGGGCAGCCTCTCCTACGGCGAACTCGCCGGCGAGCGGATGAAGCTCGGCCTCATGCTGCACGATCCCGAGGAAGAGCATGATTGCTTCAGCGATAACACCCACCGCTCGCACTACAACGATGCGCTGGGAATCCGGAATGTCTATCTCGGCGAATACAAGCGGATCAACGGCACGGTCGTGAAAGGCGCGAGCCTGTCCGCCCTGGTCGCCGCCACGGACAAGGGTGCCGACGCCGACCTGCGCGCCGCCCTGGACGCCACCATGAACAGGATGACGGTCCTCTCCGACGAAGCGGAGAAGGGTCAGCGTTATGACCAGATGCTCGCGGAGGGAAACGCGCGCGGCAATGAGATCGTTCAAGCCGCCGTCGACGCCCTGACCGCGCAAACCAAGTCGATCGAGCGTGTCGTCGCAGCGCTCGGTCTGTCTGCCCTCGAGTTCGAAGGCTCCGACAGTCTCGACAACCCGGGAGCTGTCTTTCAGTAA
- the sigJ gene encoding RNA polymerase sigma factor SigJ produces MERPLDHIEAFEEARPMLTGLAYRLLGSRAEAEDVVQDTFLAWDAANRDEIENRRGWLTSVATRRSLDVLKSARRSRTEYVGSWLPEPMETAQEGTPETEFLMSESVTMAFLLVLERLAPKERAAFILHDVFGMEYAEIAESLQVSEAACRKLASRARVNVRSAGNTRPAPKHIQERLVEAFQSAVTTGVADGLAALLSSHAVLTADSGGKADSIRKPLHGPDVILQFVTRYLSRWYANYQVAVAEINAQRALIARAGTRTEAVVTFAVGGDNRVEEIMITRNPDKLRRFDLED; encoded by the coding sequence ATGGAACGGCCGTTGGATCATATAGAAGCATTCGAGGAGGCGAGACCGATGCTGACCGGTCTCGCCTACCGCCTGCTCGGAAGCCGCGCCGAGGCGGAGGACGTCGTTCAGGACACCTTTCTCGCCTGGGACGCGGCAAATCGTGACGAAATCGAGAACCGGCGGGGCTGGCTCACGTCGGTGGCCACGCGCCGGTCGCTCGACGTGCTGAAGTCAGCGCGCCGGAGCCGGACCGAATATGTCGGATCATGGCTCCCGGAGCCGATGGAAACGGCGCAGGAGGGAACGCCGGAGACCGAATTTCTGATGAGCGAGAGCGTCACCATGGCGTTTCTGCTTGTGCTCGAGCGTCTGGCGCCGAAGGAGCGTGCAGCCTTCATCCTGCATGACGTATTCGGCATGGAGTATGCGGAGATCGCGGAAAGCCTGCAGGTTAGCGAGGCGGCATGCCGCAAGCTGGCGTCCCGCGCGCGGGTCAATGTCCGCAGCGCGGGAAATACCAGGCCGGCTCCGAAACACATCCAGGAGCGCCTGGTCGAGGCCTTCCAGTCCGCCGTGACGACAGGCGTCGCCGACGGCCTTGCGGCCCTGCTTTCGAGCCACGCGGTGCTGACTGCGGATAGTGGCGGAAAGGCGGATTCGATCCGCAAACCGCTCCATGGTCCGGATGTGATCCTCCAGTTTGTCACCCGCTATCTCTCACGCTGGTATGCGAACTATCAGGTCGCTGTCGCCGAGATCAACGCGCAGCGCGCGCTGATCGCCCGCGCCGGCACCCGGACGGAGGCGGTGGTGACCTTCGCGGTTGGGGGCGATAACCGGGTGGAGGAAATCATGATCACGCGCAATCCCGACAAACTGCGGCGCTTCGACCTCGAAGACTGA
- a CDS encoding DUF1513 domain-containing protein, with protein MISRRDLLAGLAATGATTLFTSPLTAGSGDDRLLISAARRNDGSFVLVGCTESGEITFELPLPGRGHATTLSPDGKTAVHMARRPGRFMLVVDIATGTLREFVNAPEGRHFYGHAGFAPDGKLLFTTENDFDRGRGVIGIWDCRDGYRRAGEWDSFGIGPHDLTLLPGGTVMAIANGGILTHPDSGRAKLNIPDMKPNLTFVDVRDGTFIRQIELPAELHKNSIRHLDSGPDGSVLFGMQYQGAKTDAPPLVGHVGPDGGCTLFDAPETLTPQLQGYCADVAIDASGRFGASTFPRGDRIAIWSIPDGKLVMLNTVRDSAGIATGSRPGAFRFSTGFGRLLTRVAGPDGTIAEHGARRFAGLAFDNHMTLADRHI; from the coding sequence ATGATTTCACGCCGGGACCTACTCGCCGGGCTCGCCGCTACCGGCGCAACGACACTGTTCACCTCTCCGCTGACCGCCGGAAGCGGAGACGACCGCCTGCTGATCTCGGCCGCCCGCAGGAATGACGGGAGCTTCGTCCTCGTCGGCTGCACGGAAAGCGGGGAGATCACCTTCGAACTACCGCTCCCGGGGCGCGGCCATGCCACGACGCTCTCGCCTGACGGCAAAACGGCCGTGCACATGGCCCGCCGCCCAGGGCGATTCATGCTGGTGGTGGATATCGCGACAGGGACGCTCCGCGAATTCGTCAATGCGCCGGAGGGACGGCATTTCTACGGTCATGCCGGCTTCGCCCCGGACGGGAAACTGCTCTTCACGACGGAGAACGACTTCGATCGCGGCCGCGGCGTGATCGGCATCTGGGACTGCCGAGACGGATACCGGCGCGCCGGCGAATGGGACAGTTTCGGTATCGGTCCACACGATCTGACGCTGCTGCCGGGCGGTACCGTTATGGCAATCGCAAATGGCGGCATTCTCACCCATCCGGACAGCGGCCGAGCGAAACTGAATATCCCGGACATGAAGCCGAACCTTACCTTCGTCGACGTACGCGACGGAACCTTCATTCGCCAGATCGAGCTGCCAGCCGAGCTGCACAAGAACAGCATCCGCCATCTCGATTCCGGGCCCGACGGCAGCGTGCTCTTCGGCATGCAGTATCAGGGTGCCAAGACCGATGCGCCGCCGCTGGTCGGACATGTCGGGCCCGACGGCGGGTGTACTTTGTTCGATGCGCCGGAAACACTGACGCCGCAGCTGCAGGGCTACTGCGCCGACGTGGCGATCGACGCCTCGGGCCGGTTCGGCGCCAGCACGTTCCCGCGCGGAGACCGGATCGCGATCTGGTCGATCCCGGACGGCAAGCTCGTGATGCTCAATACAGTCCGCGACAGCGCCGGAATAGCGACCGGCTCCCGTCCCGGCGCCTTTCGCTTCTCCACCGGCTTCGGCCGCTTGCTGACCCGTGTGGCCGGACCGGACGGAACGATCGCCGAACACGGTGCGCGGCGCTTCGCCGGCCTCGCCTTCGACAATCACATGACCCTGGCTGACCGGCACATCTAA
- a CDS encoding c-type cytochrome — translation MLRNVAYAAAVLTLIASPAVASGDADQGKKVFNKCKACHVADKQKNRVGPHLVGIFGRKAGTVESFKYSKAMTEKGEEGLVWTEETMTEYLKSPKAYVKGTKMSFAGLKKEDDIENVIAYLKAETAK, via the coding sequence ATGTTGCGCAATGTCGCCTATGCCGCCGCCGTCCTGACCTTGATCGCCAGTCCGGCCGTCGCCTCCGGCGACGCGGACCAGGGCAAGAAGGTCTTTAACAAGTGCAAGGCCTGCCACGTCGCGGACAAGCAAAAGAACCGGGTCGGCCCGCACCTCGTCGGGATCTTCGGACGCAAGGCCGGTACCGTCGAGAGCTTCAAATATTCCAAGGCCATGACGGAAAAGGGCGAAGAGGGTCTCGTCTGGACCGAGGAGACCATGACCGAATATCTGAAATCTCCGAAGGCCTATGTGAAAGGGACCAAGATGTCTTTCGCCGGCCTCAAGAAAGAGGACGATATCGAAAACGTGATCGCCTATCTCAAGGCCGAAACCGCGAAGTAA
- a CDS encoding DUF1538 domain-containing protein gives MTNRLIAFGNLFLGTVRDVLPIIVVVAFFQLVVLQQPFPNLTETLIGLVIVVLGLTLFLQGLEMALFPIGEFLAGALARKGSLLWLLLFAFGLGFGTTVAEPSLIAVGEEAARVMAESGFIQHDPRAMADYALALRYTVAVSVGVAIVVGVFRILKGWPLHWIMIGGYVVVQGLTAIAPEEIIGIAYDSGGVTTSTVTVPLVTALGVGLATVIRGRNPAIDGFGLIAFASLSPMIFVLIFGMVV, from the coding sequence ATGACGAACCGCCTGATAGCATTCGGGAATCTGTTTCTGGGCACGGTCCGAGACGTGCTCCCGATCATCGTCGTCGTCGCCTTTTTCCAGCTCGTCGTCCTGCAGCAACCGTTTCCCAACCTGACGGAAACGCTGATCGGGCTCGTGATCGTGGTGCTCGGCCTCACCCTGTTCCTGCAGGGCCTGGAGATGGCGCTGTTCCCGATCGGCGAGTTCCTTGCCGGCGCCCTCGCGCGCAAAGGCAGCCTGCTCTGGCTTCTGCTCTTCGCCTTCGGTCTCGGCTTCGGAACCACGGTCGCCGAGCCGTCGCTCATCGCCGTCGGCGAGGAAGCGGCACGCGTCATGGCCGAGAGCGGTTTCATCCAGCACGATCCCCGCGCCATGGCCGACTATGCGCTGGCATTGCGCTACACGGTTGCTGTCTCGGTCGGCGTGGCGATCGTCGTCGGCGTCTTCCGGATCCTGAAGGGTTGGCCGCTGCACTGGATCATGATCGGCGGCTATGTCGTCGTCCAGGGCCTGACCGCCATCGCGCCGGAGGAGATCATCGGCATCGCCTACGACAGCGGCGGTGTCACCACCTCGACAGTCACCGTGCCGCTGGTGACCGCGCTCGGCGTCGGGCTGGCGACGGTGATCCGCGGACGGAACCCGGCCATCGACGGGTTCGGCCTGATCGCCTTCGCCAGCCTGTCGCCGATGATATTCGTGCTCATCTTCGGAATGGTGGTCTGA
- a CDS encoding di-heme oxidoreductase family protein, with amino-acid sequence MLNRKTLLLTALLAIAGGISESAAGSDAERITRVVAPTSDFSSAEKYETMQGGATTHLKRINGDVFSHPSANMAFERRLDFEIGDGIFKKMWVSSPASTKSSDGLGPLYNARSCQRCHLKDGRGAPPVGVHAGSVALLIRLSVPPRNDAERALLEAGTVHAIPDPVYGGQLQPFATPGLDAEAQVEISYEPVPIALADGTMIELRKPTVTLADPAYGAIRNDLMISARIATPMIGLGLLEALSEEDILSWADPDDRDGDGVSGRPNRVMSALHREVMLGRFGWKANEPTLKDQVSAAFAGDLGISSSVHPANAGDCTEAQPVCLDAPHGGDAEDGNVEVNDHLLDLVTFYSRNLSVPARRKVDDPSVLAGKRVFYETGCIACHRPKYVTPRDPLRPEQSFQLIWPYTDMLLHDMGDGLADNRPDGNADGREWRTPPLWGIGLTDTVNGHTFFLHDGRARNLLEAILWHGGEAASARDRVLALSKQEREHLLRFLNSL; translated from the coding sequence ATGTTGAACAGAAAGACCCTGCTGCTGACCGCGCTGCTCGCCATCGCCGGCGGCATTTCAGAGAGCGCCGCCGGCAGCGACGCCGAACGGATCACGCGCGTGGTGGCGCCGACCTCGGATTTCTCCAGCGCCGAGAAGTACGAGACCATGCAAGGGGGAGCGACGACGCACCTCAAACGAATCAATGGCGACGTCTTCTCTCATCCCTCGGCCAACATGGCCTTCGAGCGTAGGCTCGATTTCGAAATCGGCGACGGCATCTTCAAGAAGATGTGGGTCAGCTCGCCCGCCAGCACCAAATCCTCCGACGGCCTCGGCCCGCTCTACAATGCCCGCTCCTGCCAGCGCTGCCATCTGAAGGACGGGCGCGGCGCGCCACCGGTCGGCGTTCACGCGGGTTCCGTCGCCCTCCTAATCCGGCTCAGCGTTCCGCCCCGGAACGATGCGGAGCGGGCGCTTTTGGAGGCCGGAACCGTCCACGCGATCCCCGACCCGGTCTATGGTGGCCAGTTGCAACCCTTCGCCACACCGGGCCTGGACGCCGAGGCGCAGGTCGAGATCAGCTACGAACCGGTTCCGATCGCGCTCGCAGACGGCACCATGATCGAACTTCGCAAGCCGACGGTCACCCTCGCCGATCCCGCCTATGGGGCAATCCGCAACGACCTCATGATATCCGCCCGGATCGCCACGCCGATGATCGGCCTTGGCCTTCTGGAGGCGCTCTCCGAAGAAGATATCCTTAGCTGGGCCGATCCCGACGACCGGGACGGAGACGGTGTCTCCGGACGCCCCAACCGGGTCATGAGTGCGCTTCATCGGGAAGTCATGCTCGGCCGTTTCGGCTGGAAGGCCAACGAGCCGACCCTGAAGGATCAGGTTTCCGCCGCCTTCGCCGGCGACCTTGGCATATCGTCGAGCGTGCATCCGGCCAATGCCGGCGATTGCACGGAGGCACAGCCGGTCTGTCTCGACGCTCCGCACGGCGGCGACGCCGAGGACGGCAATGTCGAAGTGAACGATCACCTGCTCGATCTCGTGACCTTCTACAGCCGCAACCTGTCCGTTCCGGCACGGCGCAAAGTGGATGATCCGTCGGTACTTGCCGGCAAGCGGGTGTTCTACGAGACCGGTTGCATCGCGTGTCATCGCCCGAAATATGTGACGCCGCGCGATCCCTTGCGGCCGGAGCAGTCCTTCCAGCTAATCTGGCCCTATACGGACATGTTGCTGCACGACATGGGTGACGGCCTCGCCGATAACCGCCCCGACGGCAACGCGGACGGACGGGAATGGCGCACGCCGCCGCTCTGGGGTATCGGTCTCACCGACACCGTCAATGGCCATACCTTCTTCCTGCACGACGGTCGCGCACGGAACCTGCTGGAGGCAATTCTCTGGCATGGTGGCGAAGCCGCAAGCGCGCGCGACCGGGTGCTCGCTCTCTCCAAGCAGGAACGCGAGCACCTGCTTCGCTTCCTGAATTCCCTCTGA
- a CDS encoding P-II family nitrogen regulator, with amino-acid sequence MKFKLIVAVVNDEKTDIVVDTARSCGGTGSTVITNVRGEGLKPSSTFLGLTLEGQRDIVLLVVEEHMSRHILEEIGRAARFDEDVGSGVAFQIDIEDAVGLTSQMKTIEKEIEEEI; translated from the coding sequence ATGAAGTTCAAACTGATCGTCGCCGTGGTCAATGACGAGAAGACCGACATCGTCGTCGATACCGCACGCAGCTGCGGCGGAACCGGCAGCACGGTGATCACCAATGTCCGCGGCGAGGGGCTGAAGCCGTCCTCGACCTTTCTCGGGCTTACCCTGGAAGGTCAGCGCGACATCGTGCTGCTCGTCGTCGAGGAGCATATGTCGCGTCATATCCTCGAGGAAATCGGCAGGGCGGCCCGGTTCGACGAGGATGTCGGGAGCGGCGTGGCATTCCAGATCGACATCGAGGACGCCGTCGGCCTGACCTCGCAAATGAAGACCATCGAGAAAGAAATCGAGGAAGAAATATGA